The genomic region GTTTAAGGACACAAGCAAAATAGGTTTGCCTGCTCCTACTGCAGATAAGCCTTGGTCAATGTCAAACTCACGATTTGCAGCAGGACCGGAACCCCAAGCAACTTCCAACTTTAACCAGGTGGAACGGACATCTTCCAAAGTGACAGGACCCTCTTCTACAGAGAAACATGTCCCGCCGGGGTGAAGACAAACCtgcaacaataacaaaaaatttccttccctctggttctgcagggcagggcagtgcaGTCGCAATGCCAGCGGGGTTTCCCATTTGTTGAGCTGCCTTCACCACCAACTTGCCTTGAGGACTGTTGCCCAGATTCGGCCGTTGTTGAAAGGCCATGTAAGAGGTGAGATTACAAAGCAGGTCTACACCTTGCAGAGGTGGGATCCTTAGCTTACAATGCATCTAAATGCATGGCCATAAGTCCGAGTGGAGAATGATACA from Phalacrocorax carbo chromosome 3, bPhaCar2.1, whole genome shotgun sequence harbors:
- the LOC104046181 gene encoding antimicrobial peptide THP2; translated protein: MKILYLLFSLLFLALQVSPGLSSPRRDMFLCRRGSCHFGRCPFHLVKVGSCLGFRSCCKSPWQI